One Camelina sativa cultivar DH55 chromosome 3, Cs, whole genome shotgun sequence genomic window carries:
- the LOC104776615 gene encoding vesicle transport v-SNARE 12 has product MSDVFEGYERQYCELSTNLSRKCHSASTVSDAEEKKGKIAEIKSGIDEADVLIRKMDLEARSLQPSAKAVCLSKLREYKSDLNQLKKEFKRVSSTDTKQSSREDLMESGVADPHAVSADQRGRLAMSVERLDQSSDRIRESRRLMLETEEVGISIVQDLSQQRQTLLHAHSKLHGVDDAIDKSKKVLTAMSRRMTRNKWIVTSVIVALILAIILIISYKLSH; this is encoded by the exons ATGAGCGACGTATTTGAAGGGTACGAGCGCCAGTACTGCGAGCTCTCAACCAATCTCTCCAGAAAATGTCACTCTGCATCGACTGTCTCCGACGCAG AAGAGAAGAAGGGGAAGATTGCTGAGATAAAGTCTGGAATTGACGAAGCTGATGTCTTG ATCCGCAAAATGGATCTTGAAGCAAGAAGTTTGCAGCCGAGTGCTAAAGCTGTGTGTCTTTCTAAACTAAGAGAGTATAAATCTGATCTCAATCAATTGAagaaggaattcaaacgagTCTCGTCCACAGATACTAAGCAGTCTTCCCGTGAAGATTTGATGGAATCCGGAGTGGCGGATCCGCATGCA GTATCTGCTGATCAAAGAGGAAGATTGGCAATGTCTGTAGAGAGGCTTGACCAATCAAGCGATAGAATCCGGGAGAGTAGAAGACTAATGCTGGAGACAGAAGAGGTTGGCATATCTATTGTCCAAGATTTGAGTCAACAACGCCAAACCCTCCTTCATGCGCACTCCAAG CTTCATGGTGTCGATGACGCCATTGACAAGAGCAAGAAGGTGTTGACGGCTATGTCAAGAAGAATGACAAGGAACAAATGGATCGTTACTTCAGTAATCGTGGCTCTCATTCTGGCAATCATCTTGATAATCTCATACAAGCTTTCTCATTAA